The Symbiobacterium terraclitae genomic interval TACGCGTGCGCGCTTGGCCGAAGGCGGCGGTTGCGCTGTTCCTGTCCGTGGCGCTCATGCTGGCCGGCGCCGCGGTGGGTGCCGCGCCGGGGATCCCGGCCGGCGCCCTGCCTGCGCCTGCGCCGCTGCAGGCCCGGGACGCGTGGGTCCTCCCCGACCTGGCCGGGGACGGCTGGGTGGCGGTGAAGGAGGCGGGACCCCTCGTCGTCGGCTACTACGCCGAGGACTGGGAAGGCGACGGGCGCGCCCTGGAGGCGCTGCGCACGGCGGCCGGGCACGTCGACCGGGTCGTCAACTTCGCGCTGCAGCTGAACGCAGACGGCTCCATCACCACGCGGGCCTACCCCGCGCTGCAGGCAGAGGCCCGCGGGCTGGGACTGCCCGTCTACGGGCTGGTCCACAACATGAAGGACGGCAACTTCAGCGCGGAGGTCGCCCGCAGCGTGCTGGCCGATCCGGCGAAGCGCAGCAGGGCGGTCTCGGACATGGTGGCGGTCGCACAGGCCCACGGCCTGGACGGTATCGACATCGACATCGAAAACGTTCCGGGCGACCTGCGGCCGTACTACACCGCGCTGGTGACCGAGGCGGCGGCCGCCCTGAGGCCCCGCGGGATCGGCATCACGGTCTCCGTCCCGGCCAAGGTGTGGGACGACAGGATGTCCAACTGGGGCGGCGCGTTCGACTACGCGGCGCTGGGGGCTGTGGCTGACCAGGTCGCGGTCATGGCCTACGACGAGCACACCTACGGGCTGCCGGAGGGTCCCGTCGCGTCCCTGCCCTGGGTGGAGCGCGTGGTCGCCTACGCCACGCAGCAGATCCCGAAGGAGAAGATCCTGCTGGGCATCCCAGCCTACGGCTACGCCTGGGTCTCCGGCACCAACCGGGTGGTGAGGGGCCTGTCCACCGCGGGCGCGTACCAGCTGGCGGCCCGGCACGGCGCCGGGGTCCTCTGGGACGACGTGGCGCAGGTGCCCTACTTCACCTACACCGAGGGCGGCGTGGCGCACACCGTCTACTTCGAGAACGGGCAGTCCACGGCAGCCAAGCTGGGCGTGGTGACGAGGTACGGACTCGGCGGTATCGCCATCTGGCGGCTGGGCCTGAACGAGCAGGCGATCTGG includes:
- a CDS encoding glycosyl hydrolase family 18 protein, which produces MRAWPKAAVALFLSVALMLAGAAVGAAPGIPAGALPAPAPLQARDAWVLPDLAGDGWVAVKEAGPLVVGYYAEDWEGDGRALEALRTAAGHVDRVVNFALQLNADGSITTRAYPALQAEARGLGLPVYGLVHNMKDGNFSAEVARSVLADPAKRSRAVSDMVAVAQAHGLDGIDIDIENVPGDLRPYYTALVTEAAAALRPRGIGITVSVPAKVWDDRMSNWGGAFDYAALGAVADQVAVMAYDEHTYGLPEGPVASLPWVERVVAYATQQIPKEKILLGIPAYGYAWVSGTNRVVRGLSTAGAYQLAARHGAGVLWDDVAQVPYFTYTEGGVAHTVYFENGQSTAAKLGVVTRYGLGGIAIWRLGLNEQAIWEAVSAAFE